From the Candidatus Glassbacteria bacterium genome, the window TGTTCTGGACGCCGTCAAGACCCGCCATCATCATGGCCGAGAAGGCCAGGTACCCGTTGCAGGTGGAATCCGGACAGCGGAACTCGACCCGCCGCGCCTTGGGCGAGGACACGATGGGGATCCGCACTGCCGCCGAGCGGTTGCGGTTGGAATAGGCCAGGTTGATCGGCGCCTCAAATCCCGGCAGCAACCGCTTGTAAGAGTTGGTAGAAGGATTGGTTAATCCCGCCAGGGCTCGGGAATGCTTGAGCAACCCACCGATATAATGGAGGGCCATTTCGCTCAGCCCGGCGTACTGGTCTCCGGCGAACAGCGGCTCCCCATCCTTCCAGAGGGATTGGTGGGTGTGCATCCCGTTCCCGTTGTCGTTGTACATGGGCTTGGGCATGAAGGTCGCGGAGCGGCCATAACGCTTGGCGATGTTCTTGATGATGTACTTGTACCATTGCAGGTTGTCCGCCGTGTTCACCAGGGTATCGAACCTGATGTTAATCTCGTGCTGGGCCG encodes:
- the glnA gene encoding type I glutamate--ammonia ligase, whose amino-acid sequence is AEFFVFDSVRYDTHSGAGYYYIDSAEAPWTTGELNGNLGYKVRPKQGYFPTAPSDSMQDMRSEMVNTLESLGITVEASHHEVAPAQHEINIRFDTLVNTADNLQWYKYIIKNIAKRYGRSATFMPKPMYNDNGNGMHTHQSLWKDGEPLFAGDQYAGLSEMALHYIGGLLKHSRALAGLTNPSTNSYKRLLPGFEAPINLAYSNRNRSAAVRIPIVSSPKARRVEFRCPDSTCNGYLAFSAMMMAGLDGVQNKIHPGDPLEKDIYGLPPEELAKVPKMPGSLREALSEL